The genomic region TCGTGCCGCGGGAAAGGCTTGAACGGGCCCTCGCGCGGATCAGCGCGCGGGGGTTCCGCGTGAAGACCTACGGCGACCTGTTTCGCGAGCGCGGCTACTTGGCGGGGGACGACGACGCCCGGGCGGCAGAGCTGAACGCGGCGCTGGCCGACCCTGAGACGACCGCCGTGATGCCGGCCCGCGGCGGTTACGGCTGCGCTCGGTTGGTGGATCGTCTCGACTACGCCGCGGTGCGCCGGCGGCCGAAACTCGTCGCGGGGTTCAGCGACCTCACGGCGATCCACGCTGCGCTGGCCGCGCAGACGGGACTGGCGACGCTTCACAGCCCGAACCTCGTCGACGGTTGGGGGGGCGAGGAGCCGCCGACGGAATGGGTCGAGGAGAGCTTCTGGCAAGCCGCGGGGCTCGTCAGCGGCGTCTTCGGAGAGCTAACGGCCCCGCCGCCGCAAGCTGCCGCGGGGTTGGCGACGCTGCGATCCGGCGTCGCCGAGGGGCCGCTCATCGGCGGCAACGCGGCGGTGTTTGCGGGACTGACGGGTTCGCCCTACATGCCCGATTTTGCCGGAGCGATCTTGTTTTTGGAGGACGTGGGCGAACGCCCCTATCGCCTCGATCGTATGCTCGCTCAGATGCGGCTGGCCGGGCTGCTCGACAAACTTGCCGGGGTCCTCCTGGGGCAGTTCACCGACTGCGACGAGGCCCCCGACAACCCGAGCCTGGCCCTGAGCGAGGTCTGGGACGACTACTTCGGCAGCCTGGGCGTCCCGGTACTCGCTGGCTATCCGACCGGCCACGTTCGCGATAACGCCACGCTCCCGCTGGGGACGTCGGTACGGATCGATGCGACGAACCAAACGGTGCAGTGCGTTGCGGCAGACGCCCGGGGCTAGCGCACATGGCTCAGGTCCAGGGACGCCGCCTAAGGCCTCGACCCTGCCGGGTGGCCGTCGAGGGCGTAGTCGATCGGCGTGTGCTTCTTCACGCGCTGTTGCAGTCGGTCGATCGCTGCCAGCGCGGCGCGTGAGTCGCACCCCTCGCGAGCCATCATCGCCGCGGCGACGCCGGCGGCCGTGCCGCTCGACCATTCGATCGGGTGGAGCCGGATGGCCGAGTTCGCCGCGAACGTCTGGGCCATCGTCTTCCCCGCGGCCAGCAGGTTGCCGTACTTGGCGTTCGTGAGCGCGCGGAACGGGATATAGAACGGCAGCGTCGGCCGCAGATGCTCGGCGAACTGCGGGTACTCGCAGGTGGCCAGCGGGTGGATGTCGCCGGCGTAGGCCCCCAGCGCGACGCGGTCGGGGAACCGCGTCCCCGTTCCGTGTTGCGGCGGCGGGGCGAGATCGTCGTAGGTGATCACGAACCCGTCGAGTCCCACCGAGCGGCGCGTATCGCGGATGTACGGCAGCTTGGCCAAGCCATGCCTCGTGCCGAGCACGGTGCGCGACAGGGTAATTTGCCGCGGGTCGATTCCCGCGGGAGCGCGGCGCCGAAACCACTGGTGCCAAGCGAACGCCCGCTGTTCGGCCGCCGCGAGGACGGACATGTCGAGCCCTCCCTGCCAATCGTCGCGCTGCGCGGCCGCCAGTTGAGCGCTGAGGAAGAGATAGCCGAACGGGTAGTCGTTCCCCCCCTCGGCGCGGCGACGCGAGTAGCCCCAGTTCTGCAGGCAAAGGTCGCCCGGCCCCGGCGCCGCGGCGGCGCCCCGGATGCGGCGGTAGGTCCAGATCTGGTTCCAGGCGTCGGCCCGATCGGCGTAGTCGCCGAAGCCCATGCCGTCGATCCGCGGGTCGGGGGCGTCGTCGTCGGTCGGCTTGGCGTGGAACTCCTCGACGAAGTCGAACACGGTCGCTTGCCCGCAGGTGTCGTCGAAGTCGGGGGCGTCCTCGGCCGGCTCGCACCCTTGGCGGTAGGGGGCGTCGGCGAGTACGAACAGGTCCCCCCACTCGGTCGCTTCCAGAAACACCGTCGCCGCGGGGGAGTTCGCTCGGGCGGCGAAGCGGAGGACTTCTTTCGTGAACCGCGCCGAATCGGCCGGACTGTACCACTCGGCAAGATCTTGGGACAGCAGCAGGTCGTAACCCTCGGCGGCGACGCCCGCGCGCGGCGTGCGACGGATGGCCGTCAGGGAAACGATCGCGTCGCCATCGGTCTCGACCCGTTTGACGACCGTGTTGAGATAGACGTCAAGCCGATCGCGCCGCGCGTCGATCAGCGGTTGCAGGTGTTTGCGAAGCAGGTCGAGCGGTTCGAAGCAGTACCGGCTCACCCAGCCGCGCCCCGGGTTGCCGACTTGGGCCAGCATGTCGCGAAACACGGGAGTCATGTTCCGCGGATCGCGGGCGATGCCCGCGACGTCGACCAGCACCTCGTCGGTCTGCGGGTCGCGGATCTTGTGCCACGCCTCGTCGACGGCGGGCACGGCGCTGGCGGTCAGTTGCCCGCCGATCCAGTCGGTCGGCTCAAGCAGGGCGACTCGGGCGCCTTCGTCATGGGCGGCGAGCGCCGCAGCCAGGGCGGCCGTCGTCCCGCCGGCGATCACGACGTCGTAATCGTCGAGCATGCGCACAGCAGGCGGGTCAGGCGCGGCGCCGTTTGCCTCGGGAGCAAGCGCCGCAAGCGCTGAACACGCCGCCAGGATCGCGACAAATCGATCGCGTCGGCTGAACGATCGCGCTGACGCGGTGCGGGGCAGGGGGGGGTTAGCGTTCATAGAGCAGGAACTCCTTGCGACGCTCGCGGAATCGCTTCAGGTCGGACTCGTACAGGTCGCGCAGCTCCGGCGCCGGGACGCCGCGCCGGATCGCAGCGAGCACGGCGGCGTGACGCAGCAACCGATCCATCTTCTCGGCTTCCCACGTCTCTGGGTAGAGCTTGCGCAGCGTGCAGGCCAGGGTCAGCCCCAATTCGACTGGCGCCAGGGCGTTGCGATTGACGACGTGCAGTTGCACGCCGCCGCACTCTTGGTTCGCGAAGCGGCTTGCCGTCGGCGTGAATCGAACCGGGATGAATCGAACTCCGGGGACTTGCGCCGCGTTGAGCGACGCGGCCAGATCGCGCGGCTCGATCCACGGGGCGCCGATGATCTCGAACGGCGTGTCCGTTCCGCGGCCGACCGACAGGTTCGAGAACTCCAACAGCCCCACCCCCGGGTACAGCATCGCCTGCATCAGCGAGCGCATGTTCGGCGAGGGGTTGATCCAGACCAATCCCGTGCGGTCCCATGTCGCGCCGCGGCGCCAACCCTCGACCGGCACGACGAGCAGTTCGACCTTCACCTTGCGCTCGGCCGCGAACATCAGGGCCAGTTCGCCGGCAGTCATGCCGTGGCGCACGGGGATGTCGTGGTGAGCGATGAACGACTCGCCGTCCGGGTCGCGCACCGGTCCCTCGACCGCCGTCCCGCCGATCGGGTTCGGTCGATCGAGGACGACGAACATGATCTCCGCCTCGGCCGCCGCTTCCATCGCCAGTCCCATCGTGCTCACGTAGGTGTAGAACCGAGTCCCCACGTCTTGAACGTCGAATGCCAAGACGTCGAGCTCCGCAAGGTGCGCGGGCGCCGGGCGATTCGTCTTGCCGTAGAGGCTGTAGATCGGCGTGCCGGTCGGTTCGTGCTGGGCGTCGCCGATGTCGGGCTGATCCAACCGACCGGCGATGCCGTGCTCGGGGCTGAAGATGGCCGCGAGCGTCACGTCCGGGGCCTCGTGCAGCAAATCGATCGTCGTCTTCCCGGTGCGATCGACGCCCGTGTGATTGGTGATCAGGCCGACCCGTTTGCCCGCCAGTTGGCGAAAGCCGTCCCGCTTCAACACGTCGACGCCGCAGAGCACCTCGGGCGTGCTGGCGTCCGCAACGGGTCGCCGGACGACTTGCCGTTGCACCGCGGGTCGGGGGCGCTGCGCGCCCTCGGCGGCGCGCAGGCGCTGCGGGCGCGCAGCTTGGCGGACGATTCCGTGCGGATTGGGTCCGTTCAGCGCTGCTGCGGCGATCGTGCCGATGCGGCCGGCCAGACCGTTCACGTTCCCCTTGCCGTCGGGATGAACGCGATTGGACAGGAAGATCACGAACAGGTCGAGTTCCGGATCGATCCACAACGCCGTCCCGGTGAAGCCGCCGTGGCCGAACGCCCGCGGGCTGAACAGCTCGCCCCGATTGGTCGAGTACCCGCTGGCGGAGTCCCAGGCGAGGGCCCGCTTCGGACCCGACACGCTGCGCGGGCGGATCATCTCAAGCGCCGTCGCGTGGCTGAGCGGGCGAGGAGGCGCCGAGGGATCGCGGCACGCTCGCAACATCGCGTCGCACATGATCGCCAGATCGGCGGCCGTCGAGAACAACCCCGCGTGCCCCGCGACGCCCCCCAGCAGGTGCGCCCGCGGGTCGTGGACCTCGCCTTGCATCCATCGGTCCTCGCGCCGCTCGGCGGGGGCGGCGCGGGCGCGCAGTTCCGGCGGCGGCAGGAAGCCGGTCTCGCGCATTCCCAGCGGTTCGTAGACGTGCTGCCGTGCGAATTCGTCGATCGATTGCCCGCTTACGCGCCGGACAAGTTCGCCCAGCACCTCGAAGTTTACGTCGCTGTACACGAACGCTGTCCCCGGAGGCTTCTGCGGGACGAGCGCAAAGATCCGCCGCCACGCCTCGTCGACGCCGTGTTCGTAGTCGCCCAGCGGATTGTCGGGAATCAACCCGCTGTGATGGATCAAGAGCTGCTCGACCGTGATCTGCTCCTTCCCTCCTGCGGCGAACTCGGGGACGTGTTCGGCCACGGGGTCGCGCAGTCGCACGCGCCCTTGTTCGACCAGTTTCATCACGCTCAGCCCCGTGGCGAGCGGCTTGGTGAGCGACGCGAGGTCGAACACCGTGTCGACGGTCATCGGCTCCGGCTCGGGGCGGAGCCGCCGCTGGCCGTAGGCGTGCAGCCAGGCGACGCCGCCGGTGCGGCCGATCGCCACGACGCATCCCGGGAGCTTCTGTTCGGCGATCGCCGCCTCGACGATCGGCGCGATCGCGTGGAAGCGGCTGCCGTCGAAGCCGAGGTCCTCGGGGGTCGCGGTCGGCAGGGCTGCGTTCGCGACGGCGGCGTAGTTGATCGCGGCAAGCGCTGCGACGGCCAGTCTGACAGCGGCGCGAGGGCGACGACTTCGTGGGCGGATGAGGATCATGATCGATCGGGTCCTGTCACAGGTTGCACGCGGGCGCGCTCCGCGAGCGGCCCTTCCCCCCATTGGCGAAACACGCCGATGGCAAACGTTGCGAGCGCCCCGATCGCGGCGTACCAGGGCCAATACACGTCGGTCGTCCGGGCAATCCAGGCCAGCACGACGATCCCCGTCACGTAACCGACCAGGGCCGGTCGCTGCTGCACGCGCGGCGCGAGCGCAGCGAGCATGTACAAACCCAGAGTCGGGCCCATGGCGAACGCGGCGATCATCAGCACGCTGTTCACGACGCTGGTCGTGGCGCCAAGTTCATTGGCCAGAATCGCCCCGCCGACCTGCACGGCGCCGAACACGGCCGTGGCGAACTTCCCCAGCGCGAGTTGGCGTTCGGGGAGAGCGTCGCGGTAGAGCTGCACCGGGAGCAAGTCGTTCACCAGCGCCGTCGCCGACGAATTGAGCGAACTGGACAACGTCGACATCGCCGCGGCGAACACCGCCGCCAACGTGAGTCCCGTCAGTCCTTGAGGCAGGTGGTTCACGATGAAACTGGCGAACGCCCGATCGTTGTCCGCGGCGCCGAACGGCGTCGGCGGCGGGTAGGTCGCATAGAAGCACGCCAGCGCGATACCGATGATCAAGAACAATGCGAACTGGGCGCACACCACCAGCCCGCTGGCGACGAGCGCCGTGGTTGCGCTTCGCTGATTGCGAGCCGACAGCAGGCGCTGCACAGTCAGTTGGTCTGTGCCGTGCGTGGCGGCAGTCAGAAATCCGCCGCCGACCACCCCGGCCCAGAAGGTCATGCTCCCGCCGAGCAGCGTGGGGGTGAAATCGAGCACTTGCAGCCGCCCGGTCGTCCGACCGAACTCCCACAACTGTCCCCAGCCCTCGGGAAGTCGGTGGACGATCACGCCCAACGCGGCCGCGGCGCCGGCGACGTAGACGACGAACTGCAGGCAGTCGTTCCATACGACCGACTTCACGCCGCCGAAGTAAGTGTAAGCGATCGTCACGGCGCCGATCAGAAGCACGCAGATCGCAAACGGCATCCCGACCGCCTCGCGCAGCACGAGCGCGGTCAGATACAGTCGCAGGGCGTCGCTGACGTTGCGGGTGACGAGAAACAGCGCCGCAGCGAACCGCCGCGTCGGCCGGCCGAACCGGCCTTGCAGCACTTCGTACGCGGTGAACAATTCGCCGCGAAAGTAGAGCGGCAGCAACACGACGGCCGCGACGATGCGCCCCACGATGTAGCCGAAGGTGATCTGCAGGAACGTCATGTCCCCCTTGGCCGCGAACGTCAGCCCCGGGATGCTGAGGAACGTCACGGTGCTCGTCTCGGTGGCGACGATCGACAGCAGGATGGTCCAGGTCGGCAGCGAACGTCCGCCGAGAAAGTAATCGGCCGTCGTCTTGTGACCGCGTCCCGCCCAGACGCCCAGCCCGATGATGGCCGCCAGGTACGCCAGCACGACCCCCGCGTCCACGGGGGGGATCGGCGCGTTCCAGCGGTCGGCGACGGCGGCGAGAACCGGCATGAGTTGGTCGCGAGGGAGCTTCCCCGAGGGGATTTGCTGCAAGAGTCGGTCGTCAAGAAAACGGCGACGAGAACGAACGCCTTTTCAGGCAGTTCTCCGCAGTATAGCCGGCACGCCGCCGACGCGGACTCGACCCGCGCAAGGATTCCGCTTTTTTGCGCATGCAAGTTAGGAACGTTCGCGCTTCGTTACTAGAATCAAATCATGCTCGAAAAACTGACCACCGAAGCTCGCAATCCCGCGTCGGAAGATCTCGATCGTCTCGACTCGTTGGGACTCGTGCGACTCATCAATTCCGAAGACGCGAAGATCGCCGCGGCCGTCGCCGCCGAAGAAGTCGCCATCGCCAAAGCGATCGATCTTGTCGCGCATCGCTTGGCCAGCGGCGGTCGATTGATTTACGTCGGCGCGGGCACGTCGGGGCGGCTGGGCGTGCTCGACGCGGCCGAGTGTCCTCCCACGTTCAACACCGACCCTGCGCAAATCATCGGTCTCATCGCCGGCGGCGAACAAGCCATGTTCCGCGCCGTCGAGGGAGCCGAAGACTCGCCCGAACTGGCCGCCGAGGACCTGCGCACTCTTGGACTCTGCAGCAACGACGTCCTCGTGGGAATCGCCACCAGCGGTCGCACGCCGTACGTCATCGGCGCCATGGACTACGCCCGCAGCCAGGGGGCGAGC from Pirellulales bacterium harbors:
- a CDS encoding LD-carboxypeptidase, with the protein product MTRTSDSSRPERLVPPALRSGDTIGVFAPAGVVPRERLERALARISARGFRVKTYGDLFRERGYLAGDDDARAAELNAALADPETTAVMPARGGYGCARLVDRLDYAAVRRRPKLVAGFSDLTAIHAALAAQTGLATLHSPNLVDGWGGEEPPTEWVEESFWQAAGLVSGVFGELTAPPPQAAAGLATLRSGVAEGPLIGGNAAVFAGLTGSPYMPDFAGAILFLEDVGERPYRLDRMLAQMRLAGLLDKLAGVLLGQFTDCDEAPDNPSLALSEVWDDYFGSLGVPVLAGYPTGHVRDNATLPLGTSVRIDATNQTVQCVAADARG
- a CDS encoding FAD-dependent oxidoreductase — protein: MNANPPLPRTASARSFSRRDRFVAILAACSALAALAPEANGAAPDPPAVRMLDDYDVVIAGGTTAALAAALAAHDEGARVALLEPTDWIGGQLTASAVPAVDEAWHKIRDPQTDEVLVDVAGIARDPRNMTPVFRDMLAQVGNPGRGWVSRYCFEPLDLLRKHLQPLIDARRDRLDVYLNTVVKRVETDGDAIVSLTAIRRTPRAGVAAEGYDLLLSQDLAEWYSPADSARFTKEVLRFAARANSPAATVFLEATEWGDLFVLADAPYRQGCEPAEDAPDFDDTCGQATVFDFVEEFHAKPTDDDAPDPRIDGMGFGDYADRADAWNQIWTYRRIRGAAAAPGPGDLCLQNWGYSRRRAEGGNDYPFGYLFLSAQLAAAQRDDWQGGLDMSVLAAAEQRAFAWHQWFRRRAPAGIDPRQITLSRTVLGTRHGLAKLPYIRDTRRSVGLDGFVITYDDLAPPPQHGTGTRFPDRVALGAYAGDIHPLATCEYPQFAEHLRPTLPFYIPFRALTNAKYGNLLAAGKTMAQTFAANSAIRLHPIEWSSGTAAGVAAAMMAREGCDSRAALAAIDRLQQRVKKHTPIDYALDGHPAGSRP
- a CDS encoding DUF1343 domain-containing protein, with product MQRQVVRRPVADASTPEVLCGVDVLKRDGFRQLAGKRVGLITNHTGVDRTGKTTIDLLHEAPDVTLAAIFSPEHGIAGRLDQPDIGDAQHEPTGTPIYSLYGKTNRPAPAHLAELDVLAFDVQDVGTRFYTYVSTMGLAMEAAAEAEIMFVVLDRPNPIGGTAVEGPVRDPDGESFIAHHDIPVRHGMTAGELALMFAAERKVKVELLVVPVEGWRRGATWDRTGLVWINPSPNMRSLMQAMLYPGVGLLEFSNLSVGRGTDTPFEIIGAPWIEPRDLAASLNAAQVPGVRFIPVRFTPTASRFANQECGGVQLHVVNRNALAPVELGLTLACTLRKLYPETWEAEKMDRLLRHAAVLAAIRRGVPAPELRDLYESDLKRFRERRKEFLLYER
- a CDS encoding sodium/solute symporter (Members of the Solute:Sodium Symporter (SSS), TC 2.A.21 as described in tcdb.org, catalyze solute:Na+ symport. Known solutes for members of the family include sugars, amino acids, nucleosides, inositols, vitamins, urea or anions, depending on the system.), with protein sequence MPVLAAVADRWNAPIPPVDAGVVLAYLAAIIGLGVWAGRGHKTTADYFLGGRSLPTWTILLSIVATETSTVTFLSIPGLTFAAKGDMTFLQITFGYIVGRIVAAVVLLPLYFRGELFTAYEVLQGRFGRPTRRFAAALFLVTRNVSDALRLYLTALVLREAVGMPFAICVLLIGAVTIAYTYFGGVKSVVWNDCLQFVVYVAGAAAALGVIVHRLPEGWGQLWEFGRTTGRLQVLDFTPTLLGGSMTFWAGVVGGGFLTAATHGTDQLTVQRLLSARNQRSATTALVASGLVVCAQFALFLIIGIALACFYATYPPPTPFGAADNDRAFASFIVNHLPQGLTGLTLAAVFAAAMSTLSSSLNSSATALVNDLLPVQLYRDALPERQLALGKFATAVFGAVQVGGAILANELGATTSVVNSVLMIAAFAMGPTLGLYMLAALAPRVQQRPALVGYVTGIVVLAWIARTTDVYWPWYAAIGALATFAIGVFRQWGEGPLAERARVQPVTGPDRS
- the murQ gene encoding N-acetylmuramic acid 6-phosphate etherase yields the protein MLEKLTTEARNPASEDLDRLDSLGLVRLINSEDAKIAAAVAAEEVAIAKAIDLVAHRLASGGRLIYVGAGTSGRLGVLDAAECPPTFNTDPAQIIGLIAGGEQAMFRAVEGAEDSPELAAEDLRTLGLCSNDVLVGIATSGRTPYVIGAMDYARSQGASTIGLTCNRDALLNSRSDVAITPVVGPEVLSGSTRMKAGTATKMVLNMITTGAMVQLGKTFGNLMVDMRASNSKLMDRTKRIVCHTTRISPDEAETLLRRSGGELKTAIVVQRLGVSPEEARRRLAEAKGQLRAALELPMVEAARQ